In one Zalophus californianus isolate mZalCal1 chromosome 10, mZalCal1.pri.v2, whole genome shotgun sequence genomic region, the following are encoded:
- the KIF22 gene encoding kinesin-like protein KIF22 isoform X2, giving the protein MDAVGTAPRRRREMAAAISGAGRCRLSKAGAGRRPPPARVRVAVRLRPFVDGTDGAGDPPCVRGLDSCSLEIANWRNHQETLKYQFDAFYGEKSSQQDIYAGSVQPILRHLLEGQNASVLAYGPTGAGKTHTMLGSPEQPGVIPRALMDLLQLTREEGGEGRPWALSVTMSYLEIYQEKVLDLLDPAPGDLVIREDCRGNILIPGLTQKPITSFADFERHFLPASRNRTVGATRLNQRSSRSHAVLLVKVDQRERLAPFRQREGKLYLIDLAGSEDNRRTGNKGLRLKESGAINSSLFVLGKVVDALNQGLPRVPYRDSKLTRLLQDSLGGSAHSILIANIAPERRFYLDTVSALNFAARSKEVVNRPFTNESLQLRVLAPVKLSQKELLGPSEAKRARSPEEEGIGSPEPPAAPASASQELSPLQKLSSMDPAVLERLLSLDRLLGSQGSQGTHGLNTPRRERMVLMKTMEEKDLEIERLKMKQKELEAKVLAQEAVDPKDKENSSPTMLRPLACRTVTIAKPLKKAVVMPLQLIQEQVASPSAEIHILKKRGRKRKLESLDASEPEEKAEDCWELQISPELLAHGRQKILDLLNEGSARDLRSLQRIGQKKAQLIVGWRELHGPFSQVEDLERVEGISGKQMESFLKANILGLAASQR; this is encoded by the exons GAGCTGGTCGCTGTCGGCTAAGCAAGGCGGGGGCTGGCCGGCGCCCGCCTCCAGCTCGAGTCAGGGTGGCTGTGCGGCTGCGGCCATTTGTGGATGGGACAGATGGAGCAGGTGATCCCCCTTGTGTGCGGGGCCTGGACAGCTGTTCCCTAGAGATTGCCAACTGGAGGAACCACCAGGAGACTCTCAAATACCA GTTTGATGCCTTCTATGGGGAGAAGAGCTCTCAGCAGGACATCTATGCAGGATCAGTGCAGCCCATCCTAAGGCACTTGCTGGAAGGACAGAATGCCAGTGTGCTTGCTTACGGGCCCACAGGGGCAG gGAAGACGCACACAATGCTGGGCAGCCCAGAGCAACCTGGAGTGATTCCCCGGGCTCTCATGGACCTCCTACAGCTCAcaagggaggagggcggggagggccgGCCATGGGCTCTCTCTGTCACTATGTCCTACTTAGAGATCTACCAGGAAAAG GTATTAGACCTCCTGGACCCTGCACCAGGAGACCTGGTGATCCGAGAAGACTGTCGGGGAAACATCCTGATTCCGGGCCTCACACAGAAGCCCATCACTAGCTTTGCTGATTTTGAGCGGCACTTCCTGCCAGCCAGTAGAAACCGGACCGTAGGAGCCACCCGGCTCAACCAGCGCTCCTCCCGCAGTCATGCTGTGCTCCTGGTTAAG GTGGATCAGCGGGAACGTCTGGCCCCATTTCGCCAGCGGGAGGGTAAACTCTACCTGATTGACTTGGCTGGCTCCGAGGACAACCGGCGCACGGGTAACAAGGGTCTGCGGCTGAAGGAAAGTGGAGCCATCAACTCCTCCCTCTTTGTACTGGGCAAGGTGGTGGATGCACTGAACCAGGGCCTCCCTCGTGTGCCTTACCGGGACAGCAAGCTCACTCGCCTATTGCAG GAttctctgggtggctcagcccacAGCATCCTCATTGCCAACATTGCTCCTGAGAGACGCTTCTACCTAGATACGGTCTCTGCGCTCAACTTTGCTGCCAGGTCCAAGGAGGTGGTCAACCGGCCTTTTACCAATGAGAGTCTGCAGCTTCGTG TCTTGGCACCCGTTAAACTGTCCCAGAAAGAACTGCTAGGCCCGTCAGAGGCAAAGAGAGCCCGCAGCCCCGAAGAAGAGGGGATTGGGAGTCCTGAGCCTCCAGCAGCTCCAGCCTCCGCCTCCCAGGAACTCAG TCCCCTACAGAAGCTAAGTAGCATGGACCCCGCTGTGCTGGAGCGCCTCCTAAGCTTGGACCGTCTGCTAGGCTCCCAGGGGAGCCAGGGGACCCATGGGCTAAACACCCCGAGGCGAGAGCGGATGGTGCTCATGAAAACAATGGAGGAAAAGGATTTGGAGATTGAG AGGCTTAAGATGAAGCAAAAAGAACTGGAAGCCAAGGTTCTGGCACAGGAGGCTGTGGACCCAAAGGATAAAGAGAACTCGTCTCCCACAATGCTCCGACCGCTTGCCTGCCGCACAGTCACCATAGCAAAGCCCCTCAAAAAGGCTGTGGTGATGCCCCTACAACTGA TTCAGGAGCAGGTGGCGTCCCCAAGTGCTGAGATCCATATCCTGAAGAAGAGAGGCCGGAAGAGAAAG CTGGAGTCCCTGGATGCCTCAGAGCCAGAGGAGAAGGCTGAGGACTGCTGGGAGCTACAGATCAGCCCGGAGCTACTGGCCCATGGGCGCCAAAAAATACTAGATCTGCTGAACGAAGGCTCTGCCCGGGATCTGCGCAGCCTGCAGCGCATTGGCCAAAAGAAGGCCCAGCTCATCGTGGGCTGGAGGGAGCTCCACGGCCCCTTTAGCCAG GTGGAGGACCTGGAACGCGTGGAGGGCATATCCGGGAAACAAATGGAGTCATTCCTGAAG GCGAACATCCTGGGTCTCGCCGCGAGCCAGCGCTGA
- the KIF22 gene encoding kinesin-like protein KIF22 isoform X4 — protein MLGSPEQPGVIPRALMDLLQLTREEGGEGRPWALSVTMSYLEIYQEKVLDLLDPAPGDLVIREDCRGNILIPGLTQKPITSFADFERHFLPASRNRTVGATRLNQRSSRSHAVLLVKVDQRERLAPFRQREGKLYLIDLAGSEDNRRTGNKGLRLKESGAINSSLFVLGKVVDALNQGLPRVPYRDSKLTRLLQDSLGGSAHSILIANIAPERRFYLDTVSALNFAARSKEVVNRPFTNESLQLRVLAPVKLSQKELLGPSEAKRARSPEEEGIGSPEPPAAPASASQELSPLQKLSSMDPAVLERLLSLDRLLGSQGSQGTHGLNTPRRERMVLMKTMEEKDLEIERLKMKQKELEAKVLAQEAVDPKDKENSSPTMLRPLACRTVTIAKPLKKAVVMPLQLIQEQVASPSAEIHILKKRGRKRKLESLDASEPEEKAEDCWELQISPELLAHGRQKILDLLNEGSARDLRSLQRIGQKKAQLIVGWRELHGPFSQVEDLERVEGISGKQMESFLKANILGLAASQR, from the exons ATGCTGGGCAGCCCAGAGCAACCTGGAGTGATTCCCCGGGCTCTCATGGACCTCCTACAGCTCAcaagggaggagggcggggagggccgGCCATGGGCTCTCTCTGTCACTATGTCCTACTTAGAGATCTACCAGGAAAAG GTATTAGACCTCCTGGACCCTGCACCAGGAGACCTGGTGATCCGAGAAGACTGTCGGGGAAACATCCTGATTCCGGGCCTCACACAGAAGCCCATCACTAGCTTTGCTGATTTTGAGCGGCACTTCCTGCCAGCCAGTAGAAACCGGACCGTAGGAGCCACCCGGCTCAACCAGCGCTCCTCCCGCAGTCATGCTGTGCTCCTGGTTAAG GTGGATCAGCGGGAACGTCTGGCCCCATTTCGCCAGCGGGAGGGTAAACTCTACCTGATTGACTTGGCTGGCTCCGAGGACAACCGGCGCACGGGTAACAAGGGTCTGCGGCTGAAGGAAAGTGGAGCCATCAACTCCTCCCTCTTTGTACTGGGCAAGGTGGTGGATGCACTGAACCAGGGCCTCCCTCGTGTGCCTTACCGGGACAGCAAGCTCACTCGCCTATTGCAG GAttctctgggtggctcagcccacAGCATCCTCATTGCCAACATTGCTCCTGAGAGACGCTTCTACCTAGATACGGTCTCTGCGCTCAACTTTGCTGCCAGGTCCAAGGAGGTGGTCAACCGGCCTTTTACCAATGAGAGTCTGCAGCTTCGTG TCTTGGCACCCGTTAAACTGTCCCAGAAAGAACTGCTAGGCCCGTCAGAGGCAAAGAGAGCCCGCAGCCCCGAAGAAGAGGGGATTGGGAGTCCTGAGCCTCCAGCAGCTCCAGCCTCCGCCTCCCAGGAACTCAG TCCCCTACAGAAGCTAAGTAGCATGGACCCCGCTGTGCTGGAGCGCCTCCTAAGCTTGGACCGTCTGCTAGGCTCCCAGGGGAGCCAGGGGACCCATGGGCTAAACACCCCGAGGCGAGAGCGGATGGTGCTCATGAAAACAATGGAGGAAAAGGATTTGGAGATTGAG AGGCTTAAGATGAAGCAAAAAGAACTGGAAGCCAAGGTTCTGGCACAGGAGGCTGTGGACCCAAAGGATAAAGAGAACTCGTCTCCCACAATGCTCCGACCGCTTGCCTGCCGCACAGTCACCATAGCAAAGCCCCTCAAAAAGGCTGTGGTGATGCCCCTACAACTGA TTCAGGAGCAGGTGGCGTCCCCAAGTGCTGAGATCCATATCCTGAAGAAGAGAGGCCGGAAGAGAAAG CTGGAGTCCCTGGATGCCTCAGAGCCAGAGGAGAAGGCTGAGGACTGCTGGGAGCTACAGATCAGCCCGGAGCTACTGGCCCATGGGCGCCAAAAAATACTAGATCTGCTGAACGAAGGCTCTGCCCGGGATCTGCGCAGCCTGCAGCGCATTGGCCAAAAGAAGGCCCAGCTCATCGTGGGCTGGAGGGAGCTCCACGGCCCCTTTAGCCAG GTGGAGGACCTGGAACGCGTGGAGGGCATATCCGGGAAACAAATGGAGTCATTCCTGAAG GCGAACATCCTGGGTCTCGCCGCGAGCCAGCGCTGA
- the KIF22 gene encoding kinesin-like protein KIF22 isoform X1, which translates to MDAVGTAPRRRREMAAAISGAGRCRLSKAGAGRRPPPARVRVAVRLRPFVDGTDGAGDPPCVRGLDSCSLEIANWRNHQETLKYQFDAFYGEKSSQQDIYAGSVQPILRHLLEGQNASVLAYGPTGAGKTHTMLGSPEQPGVIPRALMDLLQLTREEGGEGRPWALSVTMSYLEIYQEKVLDLLDPAPGDLVIREDCRGNILIPGLTQKPITSFADFERHFLPASRNRTVGATRLNQRSSRSHAVLLVKVDQRERLAPFRQREGKLYLIDLAGSEDNRRTGNKGLRLKESGAINSSLFVLGKVVDALNQGLPRVPYRDSKLTRLLQDSLGGSAHSILIANIAPERRFYLDTVSALNFAARSKEVVNRPFTNESLQLRVLAPVKLSQKELLGPSEAKRARSPEEEGIGSPEPPAAPASASQELSPLQKLSSMDPAVLERLLSLDRLLGSQGSQGTHGLNTPRRERMVLMKTMEEKDLEIERLKMKQKELEAKVLAQEAVDPKDKENSSPTMLRPLACRTVTIAKPLKKAVVMPLQLIQEQVASPSAEIHILKKRGRKRKLESLDASEPEEKAEDCWELQISPELLAHGRQKILDLLNEGSARDLRSLQRIGQKKAQLIVGWRELHGPFSQVEDLERVEGISGKQMESFLKVSPPLGPLLSGLCPAPSFNAALPFRPVLQANILGLAASQR; encoded by the exons GAGCTGGTCGCTGTCGGCTAAGCAAGGCGGGGGCTGGCCGGCGCCCGCCTCCAGCTCGAGTCAGGGTGGCTGTGCGGCTGCGGCCATTTGTGGATGGGACAGATGGAGCAGGTGATCCCCCTTGTGTGCGGGGCCTGGACAGCTGTTCCCTAGAGATTGCCAACTGGAGGAACCACCAGGAGACTCTCAAATACCA GTTTGATGCCTTCTATGGGGAGAAGAGCTCTCAGCAGGACATCTATGCAGGATCAGTGCAGCCCATCCTAAGGCACTTGCTGGAAGGACAGAATGCCAGTGTGCTTGCTTACGGGCCCACAGGGGCAG gGAAGACGCACACAATGCTGGGCAGCCCAGAGCAACCTGGAGTGATTCCCCGGGCTCTCATGGACCTCCTACAGCTCAcaagggaggagggcggggagggccgGCCATGGGCTCTCTCTGTCACTATGTCCTACTTAGAGATCTACCAGGAAAAG GTATTAGACCTCCTGGACCCTGCACCAGGAGACCTGGTGATCCGAGAAGACTGTCGGGGAAACATCCTGATTCCGGGCCTCACACAGAAGCCCATCACTAGCTTTGCTGATTTTGAGCGGCACTTCCTGCCAGCCAGTAGAAACCGGACCGTAGGAGCCACCCGGCTCAACCAGCGCTCCTCCCGCAGTCATGCTGTGCTCCTGGTTAAG GTGGATCAGCGGGAACGTCTGGCCCCATTTCGCCAGCGGGAGGGTAAACTCTACCTGATTGACTTGGCTGGCTCCGAGGACAACCGGCGCACGGGTAACAAGGGTCTGCGGCTGAAGGAAAGTGGAGCCATCAACTCCTCCCTCTTTGTACTGGGCAAGGTGGTGGATGCACTGAACCAGGGCCTCCCTCGTGTGCCTTACCGGGACAGCAAGCTCACTCGCCTATTGCAG GAttctctgggtggctcagcccacAGCATCCTCATTGCCAACATTGCTCCTGAGAGACGCTTCTACCTAGATACGGTCTCTGCGCTCAACTTTGCTGCCAGGTCCAAGGAGGTGGTCAACCGGCCTTTTACCAATGAGAGTCTGCAGCTTCGTG TCTTGGCACCCGTTAAACTGTCCCAGAAAGAACTGCTAGGCCCGTCAGAGGCAAAGAGAGCCCGCAGCCCCGAAGAAGAGGGGATTGGGAGTCCTGAGCCTCCAGCAGCTCCAGCCTCCGCCTCCCAGGAACTCAG TCCCCTACAGAAGCTAAGTAGCATGGACCCCGCTGTGCTGGAGCGCCTCCTAAGCTTGGACCGTCTGCTAGGCTCCCAGGGGAGCCAGGGGACCCATGGGCTAAACACCCCGAGGCGAGAGCGGATGGTGCTCATGAAAACAATGGAGGAAAAGGATTTGGAGATTGAG AGGCTTAAGATGAAGCAAAAAGAACTGGAAGCCAAGGTTCTGGCACAGGAGGCTGTGGACCCAAAGGATAAAGAGAACTCGTCTCCCACAATGCTCCGACCGCTTGCCTGCCGCACAGTCACCATAGCAAAGCCCCTCAAAAAGGCTGTGGTGATGCCCCTACAACTGA TTCAGGAGCAGGTGGCGTCCCCAAGTGCTGAGATCCATATCCTGAAGAAGAGAGGCCGGAAGAGAAAG CTGGAGTCCCTGGATGCCTCAGAGCCAGAGGAGAAGGCTGAGGACTGCTGGGAGCTACAGATCAGCCCGGAGCTACTGGCCCATGGGCGCCAAAAAATACTAGATCTGCTGAACGAAGGCTCTGCCCGGGATCTGCGCAGCCTGCAGCGCATTGGCCAAAAGAAGGCCCAGCTCATCGTGGGCTGGAGGGAGCTCCACGGCCCCTTTAGCCAG GTGGAGGACCTGGAACGCGTGGAGGGCATATCCGGGAAACAAATGGAGTCATTCCTGAAGGTGAGCCCACCGCTtggccccctcctctctggcctgtgccctgcccccagctttAATGCTGCTCTTCCCTTCCGTCCTGTGTTGCAGGCGAACATCCTGGGTCTCGCCGCGAGCCAGCGCTGA
- the KIF22 gene encoding kinesin-like protein KIF22 isoform X3 has product MDAVGTAPRRRREMAAAISGAGRCRLSKAGAGRRPPPARVRVAVRLRPFVDGTDGAGDPPCVRGLDSCSLEIANWRNHQETLKYQFDAFYGEKSSQQDIYAGSVQPILRHLLEGQNASVLAYGPTGAGKTHTMLGSPEQPGVIPRALMDLLQLTREEGGEGRPWALSVTMSYLEIYQEKVLDLLDPAPGDLVIREDCRGNILIPGLTQKPITSFADFERHFLPASRNRTVGATRLNQRSSRSHAVLLVKVDQRERLAPFRQREGKLYLIDLAGSEDNRRTGNKGLRLKESGAINSSLFVLGKVVDALNQGLPRVPYRDSKLTRLLQDSLGGSAHSILIANIAPERRFYLDTVSALNFAARSKEVVNRPFTNESLQLRVLAPVKLSQKELLGPSEAKRARSPEEEGIGSPEPPAAPASASQELSPLQKLSSMDPAVLERLLSLDRLLGSQGSQGTHGLNTPRRERMVLMKTMEEKDLEIERLKMKQKELEAKVLAQEAVDPKDKENSSPTMLRPLACRTVTIAKPLKKAVVMPLQLIQEQVASPSAEIHILKKRGRKRKLESLDASEPEEKAEDCWELQISPELLAHGRQKILDLLNEGSARDLRSLQRIGQKKAQLIVGWRELHGPFSQANILGLAASQR; this is encoded by the exons GAGCTGGTCGCTGTCGGCTAAGCAAGGCGGGGGCTGGCCGGCGCCCGCCTCCAGCTCGAGTCAGGGTGGCTGTGCGGCTGCGGCCATTTGTGGATGGGACAGATGGAGCAGGTGATCCCCCTTGTGTGCGGGGCCTGGACAGCTGTTCCCTAGAGATTGCCAACTGGAGGAACCACCAGGAGACTCTCAAATACCA GTTTGATGCCTTCTATGGGGAGAAGAGCTCTCAGCAGGACATCTATGCAGGATCAGTGCAGCCCATCCTAAGGCACTTGCTGGAAGGACAGAATGCCAGTGTGCTTGCTTACGGGCCCACAGGGGCAG gGAAGACGCACACAATGCTGGGCAGCCCAGAGCAACCTGGAGTGATTCCCCGGGCTCTCATGGACCTCCTACAGCTCAcaagggaggagggcggggagggccgGCCATGGGCTCTCTCTGTCACTATGTCCTACTTAGAGATCTACCAGGAAAAG GTATTAGACCTCCTGGACCCTGCACCAGGAGACCTGGTGATCCGAGAAGACTGTCGGGGAAACATCCTGATTCCGGGCCTCACACAGAAGCCCATCACTAGCTTTGCTGATTTTGAGCGGCACTTCCTGCCAGCCAGTAGAAACCGGACCGTAGGAGCCACCCGGCTCAACCAGCGCTCCTCCCGCAGTCATGCTGTGCTCCTGGTTAAG GTGGATCAGCGGGAACGTCTGGCCCCATTTCGCCAGCGGGAGGGTAAACTCTACCTGATTGACTTGGCTGGCTCCGAGGACAACCGGCGCACGGGTAACAAGGGTCTGCGGCTGAAGGAAAGTGGAGCCATCAACTCCTCCCTCTTTGTACTGGGCAAGGTGGTGGATGCACTGAACCAGGGCCTCCCTCGTGTGCCTTACCGGGACAGCAAGCTCACTCGCCTATTGCAG GAttctctgggtggctcagcccacAGCATCCTCATTGCCAACATTGCTCCTGAGAGACGCTTCTACCTAGATACGGTCTCTGCGCTCAACTTTGCTGCCAGGTCCAAGGAGGTGGTCAACCGGCCTTTTACCAATGAGAGTCTGCAGCTTCGTG TCTTGGCACCCGTTAAACTGTCCCAGAAAGAACTGCTAGGCCCGTCAGAGGCAAAGAGAGCCCGCAGCCCCGAAGAAGAGGGGATTGGGAGTCCTGAGCCTCCAGCAGCTCCAGCCTCCGCCTCCCAGGAACTCAG TCCCCTACAGAAGCTAAGTAGCATGGACCCCGCTGTGCTGGAGCGCCTCCTAAGCTTGGACCGTCTGCTAGGCTCCCAGGGGAGCCAGGGGACCCATGGGCTAAACACCCCGAGGCGAGAGCGGATGGTGCTCATGAAAACAATGGAGGAAAAGGATTTGGAGATTGAG AGGCTTAAGATGAAGCAAAAAGAACTGGAAGCCAAGGTTCTGGCACAGGAGGCTGTGGACCCAAAGGATAAAGAGAACTCGTCTCCCACAATGCTCCGACCGCTTGCCTGCCGCACAGTCACCATAGCAAAGCCCCTCAAAAAGGCTGTGGTGATGCCCCTACAACTGA TTCAGGAGCAGGTGGCGTCCCCAAGTGCTGAGATCCATATCCTGAAGAAGAGAGGCCGGAAGAGAAAG CTGGAGTCCCTGGATGCCTCAGAGCCAGAGGAGAAGGCTGAGGACTGCTGGGAGCTACAGATCAGCCCGGAGCTACTGGCCCATGGGCGCCAAAAAATACTAGATCTGCTGAACGAAGGCTCTGCCCGGGATCTGCGCAGCCTGCAGCGCATTGGCCAAAAGAAGGCCCAGCTCATCGTGGGCTGGAGGGAGCTCCACGGCCCCTTTAGCCAG GCGAACATCCTGGGTCTCGCCGCGAGCCAGCGCTGA